GGCGGGGGCAGTTCGACATCAGCGTCGGCGGCCACCCGAGCCGCGCCGAATGCGCGAGCGATCCCGGCGTGCCGCAGTGCGCCGGGCGCACGGGCCTGGTTACCGAGCCGGCCGTACCCGTCGAAGGGCACGCCGATCAGCTCGATCACCGGCGGGGTCATATCAGGTCGATCGCCTCCGCGATGGACGGCAGCACGCGGCTGGGACGGAACGGATACCGCTCGATGTCGGCGACCTCGGTGGACCCGGTGAGCACCAGGATGGTGTCGAGCCCGGCCTCGATCCCGGCGACGACGTCGGTGTCCATGCGGTCGCCCACCATCACCGTGCTCTCCGAATGTGCCTCGATACGGTTGAGCGCGCTGCGGAACATCATCGGGTTGGGCTTGCCGACGAAATACGGTTCGCGGCCGGTGGCCTTGGTGATCATGGCCGCGACCGATCCGGTGGCGGGCAACGGGCCCTCGGCCGAGGGTCCGGTCACGTCCGGATTGGTGGCGATGAACCGCGCGCCGCCGATGATGAGCCGGATCGCCCTGGTGATCGCCTCGAAGGAGTACGTGCGGGTCTCCCCCAGCACCACGAAATCCGGTTCGACGTCGGTGAGTGTGTAACCGACCTCGTGCAGGGCCGTCGTCAGCCCGGCCTCGCCGATCACGTATGCCGAACCGCCCGGCAACTGATCGTTGAGGAACGCCGCGGTCGCGAGCGCCGA
This genomic window from Mycolicibacterium goodii contains:
- a CDS encoding HAD-IIA family hydrolase, whose product is MRSHAQCWLTDMDGVLVREEHALPGAAEFLQTLVDKERPFLVLTNNSIFTPRDLAARLARSGLTVPESSIWTSALATAAFLNDQLPGGSAYVIGEAGLTTALHEVGYTLTDVEPDFVVLGETRTYSFEAITRAIRLIIGGARFIATNPDVTGPSAEGPLPATGSVAAMITKATGREPYFVGKPNPMMFRSALNRIEAHSESTVMVGDRMDTDVVAGIEAGLDTILVLTGSTEVADIERYPFRPSRVLPSIAEAIDLI